One genomic region from Melioribacteraceae bacterium encodes:
- a CDS encoding thioredoxin family protein, giving the protein MKKSALFPLLIIFLYATSLIAQSNTESKREKFDPSKDPFSDLKTAVEKAAKENKRIILDVGGEWCIWCHRLDAFIDSDEEIKNFLTGNYIVIKVNFSPENKNEKFLSQFPKINGYPHMFVLEKDGKFLHSQDTGLLEKDKSYSREKILEFLKEWAPEKS; this is encoded by the coding sequence ATGAAAAAATCCGCTCTTTTTCCGCTTTTAATAATCTTTCTCTACGCAACATCGTTGATTGCTCAATCCAATACGGAATCGAAAAGGGAAAAATTCGATCCCTCGAAAGATCCATTCAGTGATCTGAAAACCGCAGTTGAAAAAGCCGCTAAGGAAAATAAAAGAATTATTCTGGATGTAGGCGGGGAGTGGTGTATCTGGTGCCACAGACTTGATGCTTTTATTGACAGTGATGAAGAAATAAAAAATTTTTTGACCGGGAATTATATTGTAATTAAAGTGAACTTCAGTCCTGAAAATAAAAACGAAAAATTCCTCTCACAGTTCCCGAAGATTAATGGATATCCCCACATGTTCGTACTTGAAAAGGACGGTAAGTTTCTCCATTCACAGGATACAGGGCTTCTGGAAAAGGATAAATCCTACAGCAGGGAAAAGATTCTCGAATTTCTGAAAGAGTGGGCGCCTGAGAAATCCTGA
- a CDS encoding ABC transporter permease subunit, whose amino-acid sequence MLRLLIEKELKNIIQSPKFVATFITCSVLILLSFGIGINEYSGMVEQHNTAQNLLKSEMSQARSWMGLSSKAFRPPDPMQIFSSGVNYDIGRYSLVNSRFDVKLQNSVYSDDPIFAIFRYFDFTFVVTIVFSLFAILFTFNTINGEREGGTMRLVFSNSVPRSTYITAKFIGSWLGLVVPLLLPILIGLLIVVLLNVPLTSGHWLKITLLILISVLYLTFFIAFGIFISSVTKYSSVSFLILLVAWIAFVFIVPRAGVMTASQFINVPTIAELESQKDAFSKAAWEKHFREMEPVWRERNQAMAGMSQAEQEAFREENEYKWFEEDDRMRNNVQKEITDYSFKLNEEVRNKRNMLENLGLNFSRISPASCYQLASMNLAGTNIDLKTRFEKQIEDYRHNFREYTEKKQKESGGQSGMFRISLDSRSGVKIGAGREESSLDLSELPKFIEPQYTFTQAFSPAIIDVGIIILFTLIAYAGAYMAFSKYDLR is encoded by the coding sequence AACATTTATAACCTGTTCGGTACTTATTCTGCTCAGTTTCGGAATCGGTATAAACGAATATTCCGGTATGGTTGAGCAACACAACACGGCGCAGAACCTTCTGAAATCGGAAATGTCGCAGGCGCGATCCTGGATGGGTCTCTCCTCCAAAGCATTCCGGCCGCCTGATCCTATGCAGATCTTCTCTTCGGGTGTAAATTACGATATAGGACGCTATTCGCTTGTAAACAGCAGGTTTGATGTTAAGCTTCAGAACAGTGTATACTCCGACGATCCGATCTTTGCAATTTTCCGCTATTTTGATTTCACATTTGTAGTTACGATTGTCTTTTCCCTCTTTGCAATCCTTTTCACTTTTAATACAATAAACGGGGAACGCGAAGGGGGTACTATGCGGCTGGTCTTTTCGAACTCTGTCCCCCGCTCTACATATATTACCGCAAAATTCATCGGTTCGTGGCTCGGACTTGTTGTTCCGCTTCTGCTGCCGATTCTAATAGGTCTTTTAATAGTTGTTCTTCTTAATGTTCCATTAACATCTGGTCACTGGTTAAAGATTACTTTATTGATACTGATATCTGTTCTTTACCTGACATTTTTCATCGCATTCGGAATTTTTATTTCATCTGTAACAAAATATTCCTCCGTTTCCTTTTTGATTCTGCTTGTAGCGTGGATTGCATTTGTGTTCATAGTACCGCGCGCGGGTGTAATGACAGCTTCACAATTTATTAATGTCCCGACAATAGCAGAACTTGAGAGTCAGAAGGATGCATTCTCCAAAGCCGCATGGGAAAAACATTTTAGAGAGATGGAGCCGGTCTGGCGGGAAAGGAATCAGGCTATGGCCGGGATGAGCCAGGCCGAACAGGAGGCCTTCAGAGAGGAGAACGAATATAAATGGTTTGAAGAGGATGACAGGATGAGAAACAATGTTCAGAAGGAGATAACCGATTACTCTTTCAAACTGAATGAAGAGGTAAGAAACAAGCGTAATATGCTGGAGAATCTCGGTTTGAATTTTTCAAGGATTTCTCCCGCGTCATGTTACCAGCTGGCATCTATGAATCTTGCGGGGACGAATATCGATCTGAAAACCAGATTTGAAAAGCAGATCGAAGATTACAGGCACAATTTCAGAGAATATACAGAGAAGAAACAGAAGGAGAGCGGAGGACAATCCGGTATGTTCCGGATCTCTCTCGATTCGCGATCCGGTGTTAAGATAGGTGCCGGCAGGGAGGAAAGTTCTCTCGATCTGAGTGAATTACCAAAATTTATTGAGCCGCAATACACTTTTACGCAGGCATTTTCACCCGCTATAATCGATGTAGGAATAATCATCCTGTTCACATTAATCGCTTATGCCGGTGCTTACATGGCATTCTCGAAATATGATCTTCGTTAA